The following proteins are co-located in the Halarcobacter sp. genome:
- a CDS encoding GNAT family N-acetyltransferase, with product MTPPIIDTKRLYLEKITEKHLENLYSLLSNKKVMKYFPSTLNRDETKAFYEKIQERYQDDGYCFLAVIRKQDKSFLGICGLLKQEVENEVQTEIGYRFLNEYWGKGYATEAVKGCVEYVKDKQLADSLIILSVPENIPSVKVAKRSGFSYLQNTIFHGLTHEIYRIKI from the coding sequence ATGACTCCTCCAATAATTGATACTAAAAGACTGTATTTAGAGAAAATCACAGAAAAACATTTAGAAAACTTATATTCATTACTTTCAAACAAGAAAGTAATGAAGTACTTTCCTTCGACTTTGAATCGTGACGAGACAAAAGCATTTTACGAAAAAATTCAGGAGAGATACCAAGATGATGGGTATTGCTTTCTTGCGGTTATAAGAAAACAGGATAAGTCATTTTTAGGTATTTGCGGTTTATTGAAACAGGAAGTTGAGAACGAGGTTCAGACCGAAATAGGTTACAGGTTTTTAAATGAATACTGGGGCAAAGGTTATGCTACGGAAGCTGTGAAAGGCTGTGTTGAATATGTAAAAGATAAACAATTGGCTGACTCTCTCATAATACTTTCTGTGCCAGAAAACATTCCTTCAGTCAAAGTGGCAAAAAGAAGTGGTTTCAGCTATCTGCAAAATACAATATTTCATGGTTTAACCCATGAAATATACAGAATAAAAATATAA
- a CDS encoding DUF6858 family protein — translation MKQKIFKEKYHIFEIEFTKSELKYSTVDEIIDELKKKIDANEIIAYIATFNQYDHTVNIKGDINPAIKEAKNIVFCFGKEIPTPEVLAVRPRSIGIVELEDSFVVNFLEAPNEQANVAMENIVKSLID, via the coding sequence ATGAAACAAAAAATTTTTAAAGAAAAATACCATATATTTGAGATTGAGTTTACTAAAAGTGAATTAAAATATTCTACAGTTGATGAGATTATTGATGAATTAAAAAAGAAAATAGATGCTAATGAAATTATTGCTTATATTGCAACCTTTAACCAATATGACCATACAGTTAATATCAAAGGTGATATTAATCCAGCTATTAAAGAAGCTAAAAATATCGTATTTTGTTTTGGTAAAGAGATACCAACACCTGAAGTATTAGCTGTACGCCCAAGATCAATTGGAATAGTAGAACTTGAAGATAGTTTTGTCGTAAACTTTCTTGAAGCACCAAATGAACAAGCAAATGTTGCAATGGAAAATATTGTTAAATCACTTATAGACTAA
- a CDS encoding DUF4276 family protein translates to MIRVAISVEGQTEDEFCKQILVPYFRNHDIELVSIIVTTKRKKCGTKHKGGCINLDRIQSELTKILPNFDYVTTFYDLYGFDIESTNTAEELENKISELFNNNRKLIPYIQKYEFETLLFSEPSYYEEYFSDSSAKTEIESIINSCGGVENINNSKETAPSKRIDKFFDKYNEQYDKVFHGASIADDIGLPIILEKCTRFKNWIDTIINLTSQRN, encoded by the coding sequence ATGATTAGAGTTGCTATATCTGTTGAAGGTCAAACAGAAGATGAGTTTTGTAAACAAATTTTAGTTCCATATTTTAGAAATCATGATATTGAACTAGTTTCAATAATAGTAACTACAAAAAGAAAGAAATGTGGAACTAAACATAAAGGTGGCTGTATCAATTTAGATAGAATTCAAAGTGAACTCACAAAAATATTACCAAATTTTGATTATGTAACAACATTTTATGATTTATATGGGTTTGATATTGAAAGTACAAATACAGCAGAAGAATTAGAAAATAAAATAAGTGAATTATTTAATAATAATAGAAAACTTATACCGTATATACAAAAATATGAATTTGAAACTTTACTATTTAGTGAACCATCATATTATGAAGAGTATTTTAGTGATTCAAGTGCAAAAACTGAAATTGAAAGTATCATCAATAGTTGTGGAGGTGTAGAGAATATAAACAATTCAAAAGAAACAGCACCATCTAAAAGGATTGATAAGTTTTTTGATAAATATAACGAGCAATATGATAAAGTATTTCATGGTGCAAGTATCGCCGATGATATTGGACTACCTATAATATTAGAAAAATGTACTAGATTTAAAAATTGGATAGACACTATAATAAACCTAACAAGTCAGAGAAACTAA
- a CDS encoding AAA family ATPase has product MSQKLGRLNKIKISGYKSIKSLELELRPLNILIGSNGVGKSNFISFFKFMKKILDKDLPTYTAEQGGANKILHFGKKSTSEIYFALQFIPNGYKATLLPTVNDKFIFKEEFTYFFGDTIGYQGGTKSYTLNNNGGENSNLPNRPHSRTSEGHIVGFIQDWKVYHFHDTSSTAKVKQTCNINDCTVLAPDGSNISAFLRCVREYNEKSYNQIVKTIQRVAPFFQDFILEPEINNKDTIKLKWKHKGTDEYFDANDLSDGTLRFICLTTLLLQPNLPTIILLDEPELGLHPFALQILAGMFKKISKRTQIIASTQSVTLADNFDIEDIIVVNRKENHSEFERLQKEKYKDWLEEYSLGEMWQKNLIGGVPTYD; this is encoded by the coding sequence ATGTCTCAAAAACTAGGAAGACTTAATAAAATAAAGATAAGCGGCTACAAATCTATAAAATCATTAGAACTTGAACTAAGACCCCTTAATATACTTATTGGTTCCAATGGTGTTGGTAAAAGTAATTTTATTAGTTTTTTCAAATTTATGAAAAAGATATTGGATAAAGATTTACCTACTTACACAGCAGAGCAAGGGGGAGCAAATAAAATATTGCACTTTGGTAAAAAATCAACCTCTGAAATTTACTTTGCATTACAATTTATTCCTAATGGTTATAAAGCAACATTATTACCAACAGTAAATGATAAATTTATTTTTAAAGAAGAGTTTACTTATTTTTTTGGAGATACTATAGGTTATCAAGGCGGTACAAAATCTTATACTTTAAACAATAACGGTGGAGAAAACTCAAATTTACCAAACAGACCCCATTCAAGAACATCAGAAGGACATATTGTAGGTTTTATTCAAGACTGGAAAGTATATCATTTTCACGATACAAGCTCTACGGCAAAAGTAAAACAAACTTGTAATATAAATGATTGTACAGTACTTGCTCCCGACGGGTCAAATATTTCTGCATTTTTAAGATGTGTTAGAGAATATAATGAAAAATCTTATAATCAAATTGTAAAAACAATACAAAGAGTTGCACCATTTTTTCAAGACTTCATTTTAGAACCCGAAATAAATAACAAAGACACTATAAAATTAAAATGGAAGCATAAAGGGACTGATGAATATTTTGATGCTAACGATTTATCAGATGGTACATTAAGGTTTATTTGTCTTACTACTCTGCTCTTACAACCTAATTTACCAACAATTATATTATTAGATGAGCCAGAGCTTGGACTACATCCATTTGCCCTTCAGATTTTAGCTGGAATGTTTAAGAAAATTTCTAAGAGAACCCAAATTATTGCTTCAACGCAATCTGTTACTCTTGCTGATAATTTTGACATAGAAGATATTATAGTTGTGAATAGGAAAGAGAACCACTCTGAATTTGAAAGATTGCAAAAAGAAAAATATAAAGATTGGTTGGAAGAATATAGTCTAGGTGAAATGTGGCAAAAGAATTTAATTGGTGGAGTACCTACCTATGATTAG